The following nucleotide sequence is from Bacteroidota bacterium.
CAGTATTTTAACGAGATACCGAGTGAACTGACTAATAGTTCGAATAAAAAAAAGGCACTTTTAACATGGGAATGGACGAAATTATTTCCGGATGAAGCCGGAACCTATCTTGTATTTGAAAATGATAAATTAAAATATGTTGGGGAGACAGGTAATATTAAAGGCAGAATTGCTGATTTGTTAAATACAAAGAATCACACCTTAAGACGAACTTTGGGTGAGACTTATTTTTCAAATGTAAAAGGCTATGCAATGGCGAGTTCCCAAAAATCATTTGTACCTGATATTGAATTACAATTAAATAATTTTATCAAAATGAACTTGACAATTTCTTGGCAGACGTTGGAAATTGGGCGAAAAGAATTTGAAGAATGGGTGATTGAAAAGCACACAGATACCGTTTTTTATAATAAGCGTAAAAAGAAAATCCACTAAAAGATAATGCACAATCAAACCTATTATTAATTATGAACAATGATTTCCTTTTAGGCATATTTGCCGCACTTTTAAGCACCTACTTAACTTCACGATTTAAATTGGCTTATGATTTAAACAGAGCAAGAATTGCCTTACTTGGATATATGGATACCTTAATTTTAAGCAGCATTAATACATA
It contains:
- a CDS encoding GIY-YIG nuclease family protein; this encodes MKTIIKPYIIEQYFNEIPSELTNSSNKKKALLTWEWTKLFPDEAGTYLVFENDKLKYVGETGNIKGRIADLLNTKNHTLRRTLGETYFSNVKGYAMASSQKSFVPDIELQLNNFIKMNLTISWQTLEIGRKEFEEWVIEKHTDTVFYNKRKKKIH